The DNA region ACGGCCTCGGGACCCCGGTTCTATTTCCTGGAATTGAACACCCGCCTGCAGGTCGAGCACCCGGTGACCGAGATCGTGACCGGCGTCGACCTGGTGAAGGAGATGATCTGGGTGGCCGAGGGCCGCCCCCTGTCCTTCGGCCAGGACGACATCACGATGCGGGGCCACGCCATCGAGTGCCGGATCAACGTCGAGGACCCGGCCCGCAACTTCATGCCATCGCCCGGGCTGATCACCGAGTACCGGGAGCCCGGGGGGCCGGGCGTCCGGGTGGACGCCGGAGCAACGGCCGGGACCCGCATCCCGGAGTCCTACGACTCGCTGGTGGCCAAGCTGATCTGTTACGGGGCCACCCGGCGGGAGGCGATCGAGCGGATGCGCCGGGCGGTGGACGAGTACCGCCTGGAGGGGGTCGCCTCCACCCTGCCCTTCCACCGCCTGGCCGCCCGGGCCGACTGGTTCGAGCGGGCAGCGTTCTCGACCTCGTTCGTGGAGACCCTGGACCTCTCGGGCCTGCCGGCCGGGCCCGCCGGGCAGCCGGGCGACGCCCGGGCCCGGGACGTGACCGTCGAACTGTCCGGGAAGCGCTTCGAGGTCCGTCTGTGGGAGCGCCCGGGCGCCCACCGGGACAAGCCGCACCTGCCCGGCCCGGGCACCAAGGGCGGCCACGGCGGGGTGGGCGAGACCATCAACGCTCCCATGCAGGGCCTGATCCTGCGGGTGATGGTCGAGGAAGGCCAGGCGGTCTCGGCGGGCGACCCGCTGGTGGTCCTGGAGGCGATGAAGATGGAGAACGTGATCGTGGCCCACCGGGACGGTGTGGTGAAATCGCTGACGGTGGTGGTGGGGCAGTCGATCTCGCTGGGCGCCCCGATGGCCGAGATCGGCCCCGTCCCGGAGGGGGCTTCAGAGGGGGGTTCAGGGGCGGCCTCGCCGCCGGAGTAGCTCAGCCGAGCAGCCCCCCGATCATCGCGCGGGCCAGGTAGTCCCGGTACTCATCGGCGCTCCAGTTCCGCTCGATGACCAGCAGCTCGTAGACCTCGGTGGAGTTGATCGTCCAGAGCAGGTCCCGCGCCCGCTCGACCGTGAGCCCCCGCCGCAGATGTCCTCCCTCGTCGAGGTGGCGGGCCAGCCCGGTGAGGCCATGCAACTGGTCGGTGCGCCAGCTCGCCAGGAGCGCGGCAATGTCCGGCTCCGATGCCGCCGCCGCCCGGGCTAGGAGGTAGATGGGAGCCGCCCGGGGCATCGACTCGGCCATGTGACCGGCGAACACCTCGAGTTTGGACCGGGGATCGGGATCCGCCCGCATGCGCTGCGCAAAATCCCGC from Actinomycetota bacterium includes:
- a CDS encoding acetyl-CoA carboxylase biotin carboxylase subunit, with amino-acid sequence MGRLLVANRGEIAVRIFRACRELGIASAAIYSEIDRDAFHLGFADESYFVGDTPPADSYLNIEHILDAAARAGADAIHPGYGFLAENPTFAQAVIDAGFIWVGPPPAAVAAMGDKVAARRVAQAAGVPTVPGTMDPAAGPEDIVAFGAEHGWPVAVKAIHGGGGRGFRVVRAPADAEQAFHSAAREAGLAFGNRDVYLERYLDQPRHIEIQVLGDAHGTIVHLGERECSLQRRHQKLVEECPSPVVEPATRQAMGAAAVQLCHTAGYYSAGTAEFLLEQTASGPRFYFLELNTRLQVEHPVTEIVTGVDLVKEMIWVAEGRPLSFGQDDITMRGHAIECRINVEDPARNFMPSPGLITEYREPGGPGVRVDAGATAGTRIPESYDSLVAKLICYGATRREAIERMRRAVDEYRLEGVASTLPFHRLAARADWFERAAFSTSFVETLDLSGLPAGPAGQPGDARARDVTVELSGKRFEVRLWERPGAHRDKPHLPGPGTKGGHGGVGETINAPMQGLILRVMVEEGQAVSAGDPLVVLEAMKMENVIVAHRDGVVKSLTVVVGQSISLGAPMAEIGPVPEGASEGGSGAASPPE
- a CDS encoding helix-turn-helix domain-containing protein, with product MQEGERRRYDSGRRQANAAEQRRRILETARRRFLADGYAATTVAAIAGEAGVSVETVYKNFLRKPGLLKAVFDRSVAGDDEPVPMAERDFAQRMRADPDPRSKLEVFAGHMAESMPRAAPIYLLARAAAASEPDIAALLASWRTDQLHGLTGLARHLDEGGHLRRGLTVERARDLLWTINSTEVYELLVIERNWSADEYRDYLARAMIGGLLG